TATGACTAAAGAGTAAAGATTCatgtttctctaaaaaaaaaaagtaaagattagtgttaacataaaaattatttgttatagcTTCGATGAGACCTGagcctaaaatttaaaatcatatttgcaGCACAATATCAATTTGTTATAGCTCGAAAGATTAGTgcatgttaacataaaaattatttgttacagCTCACTTAATAACCTCAGTAAATTCTCGCTAGACTGCACGGATAAGCAATGAATTCTATATATGTGTGAaggattttaaattgaaaaataaaaaaaatctggaGCCAAGGCCTCCACTGCCGCACTTGGATCAACTCCAATTGATGGTTTAACTCAACTCTTaatcttaatattataaaatttataatatcatataaatttaaatattttacataaaaatttacTCTAATTCATAATTACTTAACACAATTTTATGAGTATTGACTCCgtgtattagtattttttatattattctatttgaacccaaaatattattttatttgtattaattataaataaaattaaaataataaatatgtaacaattgaaaaaatatcaaaaatactACAATTTAGAAAAGAATCTCATCATTTCTTGCAGAAGACAATATTTGCCAACTGTCATTTTTAAAAGCTttacagtattttttttaaccaatttaaaataatattttaaaaaaagtaataaaagatAGAGCTTTCAGGAAAGAGTGAAAGACCAAGGCCCTTCTTCTTGCTTGCTTGCTTGCTTTCTCTGCCTCACGTTTCAAACGCTCTCTTATCTAAATTAACCTTTCTTTCACTTTTGGTTACTCTTTCCTACGGAAATGatcaaatatcaattaaaaaacccatttttatatattttttattttaatttttgctcTCGTATCTTTATTAGTATTGGATGGTGATTGGCTATGCAATAGACATTGCTCCATCTGATGCAATTATTTGGTTTTGGATAAAAAAGTACTGATTCAGAGGAATGTATTAAGAGATTGAAATGCTGGATCTATTTTCATTGAATCCAAAGCAAAATACAATATCTAAAACCAAACTTGACTAGACAACAAGAATCAGTAAGGCTACTTACAGTGCTGTCTTTTATCAGCGTTGATACCATACAACTCCTCAACTTGATTCCTCTTTCATCCACACGTGTGAGAAAAAACCCATATGTTGTTGCTGCTCTACATATTGTGTCTCAACAACTTCACTGCCTCCTTGGTTTGCTTTTTCCCCAACCGCAACCTCTGAActacaaatttttctttttctacaagGATCACTGAATCGAATATCCTCCATGCTACTTTGCTCTTTCCATACATGGATTCCGCATTCATCCCACAAATCCTTACATACAATCTCTGCACGGTTCCATTCATTCTTTAATAGTTCTTCATCTAAATTATCTTTCATTTGAAGACGAAAAACAAATGTATAAAGTTTTATGTTGGAACGGCGAAAATCAATACGTCCATGTATATGTACATATTCCGGTTTATTATTAATGATCACCGAGAGGCTTTTGGACATATTCAAATGTGGCTGAACAATGCAAACAGTTATGGCTGGGAATTCGTTACGGAACCAGAAACAAATTGGTGGTCCCCGACTCTGGCACTCAAACCACTCTGGAATCTTTACTCTTGGCAAACTAAAGTCGGTGTCTCGAGCCTCATGCAGTTCCTGTTAGTCATAAATAATTCATCAAGTTTAGCAACATTAAAATACTCTATCAATgaccaaattgaaaacataaaaaacattaCCTGATTCAGCAACATGCTTATGCTTGAGGAATTCAAGGCTGGGGAATCTATTGCAGAGAATGTTTTCAAGTTTGGAGGAATCCCTCTAATTTCTCGAAGACAATTGCAATAATTCAAAGTAAGGGTAGTTAAAAAGCGGCATTCTTTGATGCATTCGGGAATGACTGTGAATTTACTCCATGATAGGTTTAACTTCTTCACGTTTACAAAACATGAGAGAAATAGCTGAAGAAGCTCATCTGACAGTTCCAAAGTAAGAGATTGAACGCTTGAACACACGACTGAGGTCAATTTCAAAACATCGTCAAGCAATAGCCTCCATTGCAAACCGACAGCATCAATTTGATTTAGTTCTGGCATCATGCAGATGTTCGAAATGAGGGTGGCAGCATCAAAGTCAAATTCTGTAAGATTTTCCACAACTAACAATTGAAGCCGAGTAAGATTTCGAAATGAAGGTGGGAGTTTTGTTATGGCACAATCAGTCCAGGAAAGTTGTGTTATATTTTCCATCTTTCCTAATATTTCAGGAAAACTCTCGAGACTGGAACAATACGAAAGTTGAAACATTTCAAGAGAGGTCAACTTCAACGGTGGAAAACTCTTAAGCTCTGGGCAACCTTCAGCATTCAAGGTTTTGAGCTTTTCCAATAAACCAACTGAATGGTGAATTGTAAATAAATTCCAACAGCTTGCAAATGACAAATTTTCCAAATTTGAGAGACCAGATACATCTGGTATCTCTGTTAAACTATCACACTCGTCCAAAGTTAACCTTGTCAAATTCACGAGCCTCTGCAacgtaaaaaagaaataaaaaaaagaagtaaatcaATAAACAAGAAGTGATTATTACTACAAaacgttaaaaaaaaaggacacaTAAATAACCATAAAGTGAACTTAATTATTACAATACAATATCAATGAAATGAACTCAATACACTTGCCTTATTAAATAATGGGGCCAACCCGAGTGACGTAAAGCTACTATGTGGTAACTTGCATATAGCAAGTTGCTTTGGGTTAAAATTACGTGGCCATTCCTGTGAGGGACATCTCCACCATTCCAATACTCTTAAAGTATTAGGAAGATGTCTGGGACCCTTGGAAAAACAATCACTCTGGATAATAAGTGTTTTCAGATTTTTCATCTTCTTGAAGGCATTTCCATCCCACTCTACTTCTTCTCCAAATGAGGAAAAATTCATACATATGATTTCAATCTTACTAGTCCCCttttaacacaaaaataaaCGAATCAACCACATGAATATACATTGGGACTTTAAAATACACATTTAGATAAATGtacatattataaagaaaaaaaatacttgtaacaagagcatgcaataattaaaagagataaTTCACGTTTAAAGATGAAAAACCAAAATCATTCAATATATAAATCTTACTTACCTTGTTTTCTTGTAAAACTAGATTTATATCCTCATGGGACCATAACCTGCTACGTTTCCCAGGCTCTGTTGGTGATTCTCTTCGGACAATTTCTTTACCCATGTCTTCTATCAAATCATGCAATCTCATGACCTTAGAATCCCATGAACACTCATGAATGTTTATCAAAGATTTTTTAACCAACACCCCAATATGATATTTCATGCAACGACCATAATGAGCATAAAGTATATCTTGGAGCTCTCCCAATTTATATTCTTTGAAGCAACAAGCAAtgtcaagaaaaatatttttctcatctTCATTCAAAGCATCATAACTTACTTTAAGTATCATGTAGATACTTTTATCAGGAATTCTTTCATATCCATTTAGAGCAGATTCCCATTCTTCTATACTTTTTCCAAATAAGTTGGAACCTATTACTTCTAAAGCCAATGGAAGGCCTGAAGCATAAGTTACCGCTCGATTCAAAATATCATGGTAACTTGGATCGACTTCTTTTTCCAACTCAAAAGCCTTCTGAATAAGTAATTGAAGAGCATATTTCTTATTCAACTCTCTCaacatatatgtttttttaacattatgaAGCGCTAACAAATGTTCATCTCGAGTGGTGATGATGACTCTACTACCACGACCAAACCAATCAGGGCTGCCAATAATCGCTTGTAACTGTATATGTTCATTAACATCATCTAGAATCAGAAGAACTTTTTTTTGCTTGAGCTTATGCTTTATTATGTGAGTTCCTTCTCTCCAATTTGTTAACTTAATTTTCTTATCTCTAACTATTTTAGAAAGAAGGATGCTTTGGAGATGTTGTAACCCCTTTTTGTTGGAAGTTTCTCTCACATTTTCAAGAAAGTAAGAGGCTTCAAAATGGCGAGCAATGGAATTATAGACTGCGACAGCAAGTGTTGTTTTACCCACTCCGCCAAGTCCATGGATCCCCACCATGTGGACAACATCATCAGATCCAACATCCAGAAGCGACTTTACTGCTAGCACCGGTGACTCTAGCCCAACCAGGACATCCGAAACATATAAAAGATCACGATTAAACTTGCTAGACACCAATTCAACTATCTCCTTAATAAACTTGTATTCATATTTGTCcctgttcaataaaaaaattgtttgaagtCAGACTAAATACCTCATGTCCATTTGTTGATATGTATGGTATTTTTTCAAGTTAACATCTATTTTGATCCTAAGTTACAAAATTCGCTCACTTCACCATAAAACCACGAATTGGTTCGTGCATACCAATTCATGATTGGTTTTTGAACTAGTTCGTTAAAATTTGTAAACAAATTcgtgaagaagaggaagatgaaCCAGAGACCATGGGGAAAATTGCATATGGTAactcaaacaaaataaacaGTGCACCGGTTTTATACATCCCCAAGGACCAGTTCTTGGTAATAAGGCCGCGTACTGCGTACCTAAACCCATGTCTCGTACCGGAGCATATTACGATTTATGTGATTataatttgatctctttaaaatttaacattaaaatgTGATTAGACAAgtcaaaattaaagaatttaaaataaagtaagtgAGGAAGGGTACGTACCCATCATGTTGGAAATGATGTCCAGAAATGTTAGAAACTTGGTGCAGAGCCATCTTCCACGTCTCGAGTTTCTCCATGTTATTAGAGTTCAACTTCTTTTCATGATTAGCCAGTGCTTCTCCAAAACTACCTCTGTGTTTTCGGACATCTGAAGGATCCACTTTATAAAAAACTGGCAAAACCAACACATCATTCTTCCCCTTAGTAAAGTTAAGGATGTGAGTGAGTTCGTTTAGGCAAAAGGAGGAAGATGCGTAGTTTTCAGAGAGCACAATGATGAAAATCTTGGACTTCTCAATTGCCTCCTCAAGTGCTTTTGTGATTTGGTCCCCTTTCTGGAGCTCCTGGTCATCAATGAAGGTGTGAATTCCCCTTTCCCGGAGGACATTGTAGAGATTGCCAGTGAAACCATAACGAGTATCTTCTCCTCGGAAGCTGAGGAACACATCGTAGGAGAATGATCGCAGAGCCATCAGAAGTTAGAATAAAGGTTTGTATGATTACAGATGGAGGAGTGTTGGGGCTCCATTCTAATCAAACAAGCAAACTTATAGGCTTAAGCTTATAGCGCTTCTGTGAAGCTtcatatcttcttcttctttttttaactatGGCCCTACGAAACTTAAAGAGAGTTTTCTATGAAGCTTCATGTCTTTTTCTTTCACTATGGCCCTACGCGCATACTTAATTGGTATGGCAGTGTGGTTGGATGGTTAGAGAGGTGGGTCCTACGAAACTTAAAATGACTTTTTAATGAAGCTTCACATATTTCTATAGTAGCAGAAGATAAACAGTAAACATACAGCCTGGGGCTTCTTCTAGTAAGTTAGGTCATTTTTCTATTAAGTGAATCTCAGCGGCTCAATGCGAaaatttcaagttttaaaaaaattaaatatttattagcatgtaatattctaaatttatatgtatttatgagaaaaaaatattttatatctcataaaatatattattttaataaaattgtgcgtctatttttttatgaaatgtatatatgtattattattttatcatgcaCCTATAAAATGTTAGGATCCACCACCGGtgttgggttctaggaagcttTATAGTAGTAAGGCAATAATAAATATGTGGTCCAAAAGAATACTTATTTAATCAGCTAAACATTAAGTGTATaacaaaaatttgtttgatgaatttgtattttaggaattaattagCCTAATACACGTGTGTATATTTAGTAGAATATGTCTGTGCAAAATATTTtccatacatacatatatatatatatatatatatatatatatatatatatatatatcttttaattataaaatatcttaatattAGTCATTGCAtcttttaattgttttctttcACATTTGGTCTGATCATTTGTGCGGACTTTggaaatagaaatatttaacAGTGATAATAAATATGTAcaataatgatataataatgATCCATTCAgagaaaaatatacaataatggcaagtataataaaatatactataaAATTTAGTGCTACGTGAATACTATAGTTAaagtaaaaatacataaaaatatattttaattttaaataaataattaaagtaaagATGTTTATATCAAGAAAGtctaactcaattaattaagatacataagttattaaaaaatcttttcacattctcttcaattttcataaataaataaataaaaagtaagaaaCTAAGAATGTTTATACCTTACTCACAACTTGCTACAGCTGGTGAAGTACTTATTTATGAAAGTAATTAATATGGAAAACATTTAAGCAAATAATTTAGTTTACAATAGAAATTATcagaatgaaattaaatatttgaatgttaatttattttaataaaaaaattgaattattgacgtcaattcaatttattaattattaatgttcaaattcaatcacaagATGTACAAGTGTCTTAAACCTAAATCAATATTAATTTGAGCCAATCGATGTATCACTTCTATTCAATGtcaatcaatatttaatttgaacatCATACAGGTTTACCTGAGATTGATAAATGTTCtaattttggtgaaaaaaatcattataatcatAGTAATGGTTGGTATAAAATTCTTACATCTCAATTAAGTTATTGGTTGATATAAGTCTAAGATGTAATTCGTTGTTAATTAAAAATGGatgattatttatgaaaataatttaatttaataagaattttgtttataaaaataatttaatatgaaatttatttacaaaatataatttaatactgttttggtaaaccaaaattaatgaataattttttttaaatgaacgattatttacaaaaataattcaatatcaCACTTATTTATcgaaataaattattatcaaaattattatgaaaaaaattaatttacttatcAATCACACATGATTTAATTTAGtgtatcaataattaattaacatccaTTACTAGTTTACTATATAAATTTGGTAACTTTTAATTTGACATTCCTATCAATCACACAATTGGCACAATTggtaatcatatcaaaattatcattttagttaTAAATACTCATATCTTGGTGAAATAAAATCCAATTTGATTAATTCAACTATAAATACCTAGCTACGCATACACAAGACTATTTCATTTTCGTTgtttatttctaaaatagtcAATTgttaaactttttctttttccgttTCTTCATTAAGCTTCCTTGGAGGATAAATACGAGAACACAAATTCActcatctttatattctttttctaagctaattttttgtcctttttaattttctttcaatgTATTCTTATatagtttgttatttttatgaAGGGTAAACACAAGTTAGaaacacaaatttatattttctgctGTGGTGGATTAACGGTGCTTGTGTTGGGCATGGTTTATTTCTCATGCTTAGAACATGAAATAGCCAAGTCAACATGTAAATTATCAGCACATTGCGAATGCACCATCACTATCCCTCATTTTGTCTAAGTTTTTAGCGGGGACCAAATAATACAATCTTCCTTCAGa
The Glycine max cultivar Williams 82 chromosome 16, Glycine_max_v4.0, whole genome shotgun sequence genome window above contains:
- the LOC100798421 gene encoding disease resistance protein RUN1 — its product is MALRSFSYDVFLSFRGEDTRYGFTGNLYNVLRERGIHTFIDDQELQKGDQITKALEEAIEKSKIFIIVLSENYASSSFCLNELTHILNFTKGKNDVLVLPVFYKVDPSDVRKHRGSFGEALANHEKKLNSNNMEKLETWKMALHQVSNISGHHFQHDGDKYEYKFIKEIVELVSSKFNRDLLYVSDVLVGLESPVLAVKSLLDVGSDDVVHMVGIHGLGGVGKTTLAVAVYNSIARHFEASYFLENVRETSNKKGLQHLQSILLSKIVRDKKIKLTNWREGTHIIKHKLKQKKVLLILDDVNEHIQLQAIIGSPDWFGRGSRVIITTRDEHLLALHNVKKTYMLRELNKKYALQLLIQKAFELEKEVDPSYHDILNRAVTYASGLPLALEVIGSNLFGKSIEEWESALNGYERIPDKSIYMILKVSYDALNEDEKNIFLDIACCFKEYKLGELQDILYAHYGRCMKYHIGVLVKKSLINIHECSWDSKVMRLHDLIEDMGKEIVRRESPTEPGKRSRLWSHEDINLVLQENKGTSKIEIICMNFSSFGEEVEWDGNAFKKMKNLKTLIIQSDCFSKGPRHLPNTLRVLEWWRCPSQEWPRNFNPKQLAICKLPHSSFTSLGLAPLFNKRLVNLTRLTLDECDSLTEIPDVSGLSNLENLSFASCWNLFTIHHSVGLLEKLKTLNAEGCPELKSFPPLKLTSLEMFQLSYCSSLESFPEILGKMENITQLSWTDCAITKLPPSFRNLTRLQLLVVENLTEFDFDAATLISNICMMPELNQIDAVGLQWRLLLDDVLKLTSVVCSSVQSLTLELSDELLQLFLSCFVNVKKLNLSWSKFTVIPECIKECRFLTTLTLNYCNCLREIRGIPPNLKTFSAIDSPALNSSSISMLLNQELHEARDTDFSLPRVKIPEWFECQSRGPPICFWFRNEFPAITVCIVQPHLNMSKSLSVIINNKPEYVHIHGRIDFRRSNIKLYTFVFRLQMKDNLDEELLKNEWNRAEIVCKDLWDECGIHVWKEQSSMEDIRFSDPCRKRKICSSEVAVGEKANQGGSEVVETQYVEQQQHMGFFSHVWMKEESS